The following coding sequences are from one Prochlorococcus marinus XMU1412 window:
- the leuS gene encoding leucine--tRNA ligase, with amino-acid sequence MISSDKQYEADTNLYNPSEIEKKWQSIWTENKLYKTDELTENSHKFYALSMFPYPSGNLHMGHVRNYVITDLIARFQRFKGKSVLHPMGWDAFGLPAENAAIERGISPSVWTKKNISHMKSQLKLLGLSVDWDREFATCDENYYIWTQYLFLELYKAGLVYQKESEVNWDPIDNTVLANEQVDSEGKSWRSGAVVEKKLLKQWFLRITNYADELLQDLEKLDNWPERVKIMQDNWIGKSIGANINFHINTNPEKKITVFTTRPDTLFGVTYLAISVNHSLIKKITDQETIQDIENLKQYLKNNKNNELEKIGIKTSLIAINPVNSEPIPIWVASYVLDEYGTGAVMGVPAHDLRDFEFAKKNNIDIKQVIVKDKSEQSKALDNAYVENGYLINSNQYNGIENTIAKLKIAEEGVNNGWAENKIQYRLRDWLISRQRYWGCPIPIVNCKKCGSVPLHQSELPVALPKDINISANKINALGDNNNWINTTCPKCGIAAKKETDTMDTFMCSSWYFLRYPSAKCSNKPFEKIEINKWLPVDQYVGGVEHAILHLLYARFFTKALRDNELFEIDEPFKKLLTQGMVQAAAYKNNKTGKYVSPSDITDLSNPKDPIDNTKLEVLFEKMSKSKYNGIDPESVIKKYGADTARMFILFKAPPEKDLEWGDTDVEGQFRFLSRIWKLYISCAKDINSKSNSYPDKEKSLIKSMNIAIKEISNDILNNQFNTAISELMKFYNSLSNSINDVNNNLKIDALKTFCILLAPFAPHIAEEIWHLIGFKKSVHLEHWPSFNAEALKEDSYELVIQVNGKVRDKVNINNDMSEDQIKELTLKRPNILKWTKDKEIRKIIIVKGKIMNIVI; translated from the coding sequence GTGATTTCTTCCGATAAACAATATGAGGCTGATACCAATTTATATAATCCATCTGAAATAGAAAAAAAATGGCAGTCAATATGGACAGAAAACAAGTTATACAAAACCGATGAATTAACTGAGAATAGCCATAAATTTTATGCCTTATCAATGTTTCCCTACCCTTCAGGTAATCTTCATATGGGACATGTTAGGAATTATGTTATTACAGACTTAATAGCTCGATTCCAAAGGTTTAAGGGGAAATCTGTCTTACATCCAATGGGTTGGGACGCTTTTGGTTTGCCTGCTGAAAATGCTGCGATTGAAAGAGGAATTAGTCCAAGTGTCTGGACTAAAAAAAATATTTCCCATATGAAGTCACAATTAAAGCTTTTGGGACTATCAGTTGATTGGGATAGGGAATTTGCAACATGTGATGAAAATTATTATATTTGGACTCAATATCTATTTTTAGAGTTATACAAGGCAGGTCTTGTATATCAAAAGGAATCAGAAGTTAATTGGGATCCTATAGATAATACAGTCCTAGCGAATGAACAAGTTGATTCAGAGGGTAAATCTTGGAGATCTGGGGCAGTAGTTGAAAAAAAATTATTAAAGCAATGGTTTTTAAGAATTACTAATTATGCCGATGAGTTATTGCAGGATTTAGAAAAATTAGATAACTGGCCAGAAAGAGTAAAAATAATGCAAGATAATTGGATTGGAAAGTCAATTGGTGCAAATATTAATTTCCATATCAATACCAATCCAGAAAAGAAAATAACTGTATTTACAACAAGGCCAGATACTTTATTTGGAGTTACTTATTTAGCAATTTCTGTCAATCATTCATTAATTAAAAAAATTACTGATCAAGAAACCATACAAGATATAGAAAATCTTAAACAATATTTGAAAAATAATAAAAATAATGAACTTGAAAAAATTGGAATAAAAACCAGCTTAATAGCAATAAATCCAGTTAATTCTGAACCTATACCTATTTGGGTGGCTAGTTATGTTCTTGATGAATACGGTACAGGCGCTGTTATGGGTGTACCTGCTCATGATTTAAGAGATTTTGAGTTTGCTAAGAAAAACAATATAGATATTAAACAGGTAATAGTAAAGGATAAAAGTGAACAAAGTAAGGCGCTTGATAATGCTTATGTAGAAAATGGATATCTAATTAATTCAAATCAATACAATGGTATAGAAAATACTATTGCTAAATTAAAAATTGCAGAGGAGGGAGTAAATAATGGATGGGCCGAAAATAAGATTCAATATCGTTTAAGAGATTGGTTAATATCTAGACAAAGATATTGGGGATGTCCAATTCCCATCGTTAATTGCAAAAAATGTGGGTCTGTTCCTTTACACCAATCGGAATTACCTGTTGCATTACCAAAAGATATAAATATCTCTGCTAACAAGATTAATGCTTTAGGTGATAATAATAATTGGATAAATACAACATGTCCAAAATGTGGAATAGCGGCAAAAAAAGAAACTGACACAATGGACACTTTTATGTGTTCATCATGGTATTTTTTAAGATATCCATCTGCAAAATGTTCAAATAAGCCATTTGAAAAGATTGAAATTAATAAGTGGTTACCTGTAGATCAATATGTTGGAGGAGTAGAGCATGCGATATTGCATTTGTTATATGCAAGATTTTTCACTAAAGCTTTGCGGGATAATGAACTATTTGAAATTGATGAACCATTTAAAAAACTATTAACGCAAGGAATGGTTCAGGCCGCAGCCTATAAAAACAATAAAACGGGTAAATATGTTTCTCCTTCTGATATTACTGACTTATCAAATCCTAAAGATCCAATTGACAATACCAAACTCGAAGTTCTTTTCGAGAAGATGTCAAAGTCAAAATATAATGGAATAGACCCTGAATCAGTAATTAAAAAATATGGAGCAGATACAGCAAGAATGTTTATATTATTTAAAGCACCGCCAGAAAAAGATTTGGAATGGGGAGATACAGATGTTGAAGGACAATTTAGATTTTTAAGTAGGATTTGGAAGCTTTATATAAGTTGTGCAAAAGATATAAATAGTAAATCTAATTCCTATCCAGATAAAGAAAAAAGTTTAATAAAGTCAATGAATATCGCTATAAAAGAAATTTCAAATGACATATTAAATAACCAATTTAATACTGCGATTTCAGAACTAATGAAGTTTTATAATTCATTATCAAATTCCATTAATGACGTAAACAATAATTTAAAAATTGATGCTTTAAAAACGTTTTGTATTTTGTTGGCTCCATTTGCACCTCATATTGCAGAAGAAATATGGCATCTTATAGGATTTAAAAAATCTGTCCATTTAGAACACTGGCCTTCATTTAATGCCGAGGCACTAAAGGAAGACTCATATGAATTAGTAATACAAGTGAATGGAAAAGTTAGAGACAAAGTAAATATTAATAATGATATGAGTGAAGATCAAATTAAAGAATTAACTCTTAAAAGACCTAACATATTAAAATGGACTAAAGATAAGGAAATAAGAAAAATAATTATTGTTAAAGGAAAAATTATGAATATTGTTATTTAA
- the dapF gene encoding diaminopimelate epimerase, with translation MKNITFEKYQGNGNDFVIIDSRGNEFYKNYKTNKIFDIKKICNRQFGVGADGVIFIEEPNDDNYAKMIIFNSDGSEAQMCGNGIRCLVEYLHVNDSMNNKNLEYKIETKAGLKIAKYINDEITVKMGVPILECQNIPTTIEKKINSIPSHEFIEKDFNNMGYAVGMGNPHLIFFVKDIESIVLSRLGPIFEKNELFPEKTNVHFCQILNRDNIKVKVWERGAGPTLACGTGACAIHVAAYKLGLCNSQTIVTLPGGNLKIDWSKDDCEVMMTGNAKKVFSGSMLVN, from the coding sequence ATGAAAAATATAACTTTTGAAAAATATCAAGGTAACGGCAATGATTTCGTAATAATAGATTCTAGAGGAAATGAATTCTATAAAAATTACAAGACAAATAAAATATTTGATATAAAAAAAATTTGCAACAGGCAATTTGGTGTTGGAGCAGATGGTGTGATTTTTATAGAAGAACCTAATGATGATAATTATGCAAAAATGATAATTTTTAATTCTGATGGTTCTGAAGCACAAATGTGTGGAAACGGAATTAGGTGTTTAGTTGAGTATCTCCACGTAAATGATTCAATGAATAATAAAAATTTAGAATATAAAATTGAGACTAAAGCAGGTTTAAAAATTGCAAAATATATAAATGATGAAATTACAGTAAAAATGGGAGTTCCAATTTTAGAATGTCAAAATATTCCAACAACAATTGAAAAAAAAATAAATTCAATTCCTTCACACGAATTTATTGAAAAAGATTTTAATAATATGGGTTATGCCGTAGGAATGGGAAATCCTCATTTAATATTCTTTGTAAAAGACATAGAGTCAATTGTACTTTCCAGACTTGGTCCTATATTTGAAAAAAATGAATTATTTCCTGAAAAAACTAATGTGCATTTTTGTCAAATTTTAAATAGAGATAATATCAAAGTAAAAGTATGGGAAAGGGGTGCAGGACCAACCTTAGCTTGTGGAACAGGTGCCTGTGCTATCCATGTGGCAGCTTATAAATTAGGCCTTTGTAATTCACAAACCATAGTAACCTTACCAGGAGGTAATCTTAAAATTGACTGGTCAAAAGACGATTGTGAAGTAATGATGACCGGTAATGCTAAAAAGGTTTTCTCAGGATCAATGTTAGTAAATTAA
- a CDS encoding cysteine desulfurase family protein: protein MENNFIYLDNASTTPLSENVLNIINSTYRNYWHNPSSTYELGIKCSTYLEKIRSKIAYIFEADPEDIIFTSGSSESTNIVFNNIYEKFKNGRVVISNVEHQATTICANKLRKQNWDIYEWTVNKDGILNISNIEKFLNIDTKLVSIIWGQSEIGTIQPVQFIGSKCEELNIMFHLDGTQILSNGIFSWKDLKCDFLSLSAHKFGGPKGIGILLTKKKSRQILKNNDISLTQEFSIRQGTQALPLIAGMYESLKNIEGKIKLYDYKTEFPSNNINKLKNYFFQKIKDNNHIKITGSINQRLPSHISFLLLNKLFEPIKAYKIVNFMSENKIAISSGSACSSSSGKPSSTLKNIGLKDDELYSNIRVTLGSINNKSEIDKFLELIQICIDKF from the coding sequence ATGGAAAATAATTTTATTTATTTAGATAATGCATCCACAACTCCGTTATCTGAGAATGTTTTAAATATAATTAATTCAACTTATAGGAATTATTGGCATAACCCTTCATCTACATATGAGCTAGGGATAAAATGCTCTACATATCTTGAAAAAATTAGATCTAAAATTGCTTATATATTTGAAGCAGATCCAGAGGATATAATTTTTACATCTGGTTCTTCGGAATCGACAAATATTGTATTTAATAATATTTATGAGAAATTTAAAAATGGTAGGGTTGTTATTTCAAATGTTGAACATCAAGCAACAACTATTTGTGCTAATAAACTAAGAAAACAAAATTGGGATATTTACGAATGGACGGTAAATAAAGATGGAATTTTAAATATTTCTAATATCGAAAAATTTTTAAACATTGATACTAAGCTTGTATCAATTATTTGGGGACAAAGTGAAATTGGGACGATACAACCTGTCCAATTTATTGGTTCCAAATGTGAAGAATTAAATATAATGTTTCATTTAGATGGAACTCAAATATTAAGTAATGGAATATTCAGTTGGAAAGATCTTAAATGTGATTTTTTAAGTTTATCCGCTCATAAATTTGGAGGTCCAAAAGGGATAGGTATTCTTTTAACAAAAAAAAAGTCTAGACAAATTTTAAAAAATAATGACATATCACTTACTCAGGAATTTTCAATTAGACAAGGTACACAAGCTTTGCCATTAATCGCTGGAATGTATGAATCATTAAAGAATATTGAAGGAAAAATAAAATTATATGATTACAAAACTGAATTTCCTTCTAATAATATTAATAAACTAAAAAATTATTTTTTTCAAAAAATTAAAGATAATAATCATATAAAGATTACGGGTAGTATTAACCAAAGACTTCCCAGTCATATTTCCTTTCTACTATTAAACAAACTATTTGAGCCTATAAAGGCTTATAAGATTGTTAATTTCATGTCAGAAAATAAAATAGCCATAAGTAGTGGAAGTGCTTGTTCAAGCTCATCTGGCAAACCTAGTTCTACACTTAAAAATATTGGTTTAAAAGATGATGAACTATATTCAAATATTCGTGTTACTTTAGGTTCAATAAACAATAAGTCAGAAATAGATAAATTTTTAGAACTTATTCAAATATGTATTGACAAATTTTAA
- a CDS encoding DUF1995 family protein, with amino-acid sequence METNYRLPKDLNESLKNMEDAIIPSLLDSNKRFTIEFNFEGLKFNRIGITIYKILSKNNNVFITFADQGAVALAQRDYPDIKEKIFTFKSFNESNNINNIDSAMISILPQPYDFDSFEPMSDNYQGMHYSLNPKFEDANIGIGSVIRERRKNFVKTWKNIYFLQPLNKAALMHIYPNNWLLFKEENKKYFFKKEFEIKPDNESIFVNL; translated from the coding sequence ATGGAAACCAATTACAGACTACCTAAAGATTTAAATGAATCTCTTAAGAATATGGAGGATGCAATTATTCCAAGTTTATTAGATTCAAATAAAAGATTTACTATAGAATTTAATTTTGAAGGGTTGAAGTTTAACAGAATTGGAATAACTATCTACAAGATATTGTCTAAAAATAATAATGTATTCATAACATTTGCTGATCAAGGTGCTGTGGCTTTGGCTCAAAGAGACTATCCAGATATCAAAGAAAAAATCTTTACTTTTAAATCGTTTAATGAATCAAATAATATAAATAATATTGATAGTGCAATGATTTCGATACTACCTCAACCATATGATTTCGATTCATTTGAACCAATGTCTGATAATTATCAAGGTATGCATTATTCATTAAATCCAAAATTTGAAGATGCCAATATTGGTATAGGAAGTGTTATTAGAGAGCGACGTAAAAACTTTGTCAAAACATGGAAAAATATTTATTTTCTGCAGCCTTTAAATAAAGCTGCTCTTATGCATATTTATCCAAATAACTGGTTGCTTTTCAAAGAAGAAAATAAAAAATATTTCTTTAAAAAAGAATTTGAAATTAAACCCGACAATGAATCTATTTTTGTGAATTTATAG
- a CDS encoding D-alanyl-D-alanine carboxypeptidase: MIKKIYSFFLIVLVLVTSPFLIRYLLTNQKITILNSIYFNFPGIITKNKICPTYDALLNQTLDDSFSVSIINNKGEMISSYNEDVPRLPASNQKLFSSAYVLSKYKLNNNLKTSLFKNKNTYYLHGQGDPDLNYENIIELISNVKENKIINFNIVEIDSKLYWPNGWTNTDKLYEYGSPITSLAIESNHNKYDDIYALKNFIKNYLKNKFPNSKINIDFFDSEKTFYLKNIKEINKVYSTPILSLLTLTNSESHNFTAESLFKNASNTWNDNNYIKLKRWLENKGLTSTNAYFADASGLSRKNKVTTKLVVLFLDKMRYFNDFKAYQSTLSITGVRGTLAKRFVNSELSGKFFGKTGTLSNVFALSGFLYKNDQPIIISIIQNSNKIDNEKAFKLLRDIYYLKSC, translated from the coding sequence GTGATAAAAAAAATTTATTCATTTTTCTTAATTGTTCTTGTATTAGTAACATCTCCTTTCTTAATAAGATATTTACTAACAAATCAGAAAATAACTATTTTAAATAGTATTTATTTTAATTTTCCGGGAATAATTACTAAAAACAAAATATGTCCTACTTATGATGCTTTATTGAATCAAACGCTTGATGATTCTTTTAGTGTATCAATTATTAATAATAAAGGGGAAATGATAAGTTCCTACAATGAGGATGTGCCAAGGTTGCCGGCATCTAATCAAAAATTATTCTCATCAGCTTATGTTTTAAGTAAATATAAATTAAATAATAATTTAAAAACTTCCTTATTTAAAAATAAAAACACTTATTATTTACACGGTCAAGGTGATCCAGATCTTAATTATGAAAATATAATCGAACTAATTTCAAATGTTAAAGAAAATAAAATTATTAATTTTAATATTGTAGAAATTGATTCAAAATTATATTGGCCTAATGGTTGGACAAATACTGATAAACTTTACGAATATGGATCTCCAATTACATCTCTTGCAATAGAAAGTAATCACAATAAATATGATGATATTTATGCATTAAAAAATTTTATTAAAAATTATTTAAAAAACAAATTTCCAAATTCTAAAATAAATATAGATTTTTTTGATTCAGAAAAAACTTTTTATTTAAAAAATATTAAAGAGATAAATAAAGTATATTCAACTCCAATTCTTTCATTATTAACTCTAACAAATTCTGAAAGCCATAATTTTACGGCTGAATCTCTTTTTAAAAATGCCTCAAATACATGGAACGATAATAACTATATAAAATTGAAAAGATGGCTTGAAAATAAAGGTCTCACATCAACTAATGCATACTTTGCAGATGCTAGTGGATTGTCTAGAAAAAATAAAGTTACAACAAAGTTAGTTGTATTGTTTTTAGATAAAATGAGATATTTTAATGATTTTAAAGCTTATCAATCTACACTCTCAATTACGGGAGTGAGAGGAACTTTAGCTAAAAGATTTGTAAATAGTGAATTGTCTGGAAAGTTTTTTGGCAAAACAGGGACTCTTTCAAATGTCTTTGCATTATCTGGCTTTTTATATAAAAATGACCAGCCAATAATTATAAGCATTATCCAAAATTCTAATAAAATTGATAACGAAAAAGCTTTTAAATTATTACGTGATATTTATTACTTGAAATCCTGTTAA
- the coaD gene encoding pantetheine-phosphate adenylyltransferase → MKILYPGTFDPLTNGHLDLIERAEKIFGNLVVAVLENTSKTPTFNLERRIIQIKNSLSHLPNIEVISYSGLTVDCANDLKANLILRGLRAMSDFEYELQIAHTNKSLNNDIETIFLSTNTNYSFLSSSLVKEVAKFGGEINHMVPPSVEKDLIDYFK, encoded by the coding sequence ATGAAAATTCTTTATCCAGGTACATTTGATCCCTTAACAAATGGGCATCTTGATTTAATAGAAAGGGCTGAAAAAATATTTGGCAATCTAGTAGTTGCTGTTTTAGAAAATACCTCTAAAACACCAACATTTAATCTTGAAAGAAGAATAATACAAATAAAAAATTCTCTTTCTCATTTACCTAATATTGAAGTTATTTCTTATTCTGGTCTAACTGTTGATTGTGCAAATGATCTAAAAGCTAATCTTATTCTTAGAGGCTTAAGAGCAATGAGTGATTTTGAGTATGAACTACAGATTGCTCATACAAATAAATCACTTAATAATGATATTGAAACTATATTTTTATCGACAAATACAAATTATAGTTTTCTTAGTAGTTCTTTAGTAAAAGAAGTTGCAAAATTTGGCGGTGAAATTAATCACATGGTACCCCCCTCTGTTGAGAAGGATTTAATAGATTATTTTAAATAA
- a CDS encoding flavin reductase family protein, whose protein sequence is MTLNLEAKKILLRKIPHGLFICGVRDEDKNEVNGFTASWVTQGSFTPPLVVMAVRAEGSSHEIIKSTNKFSLNVLKSDQKDLAAVFFKPQKALGGRFESVEFNLGELGLPILVDSVGGVECNVVGSVMHGDHTVFVGEVQSAYLNNDVDSLNLSSTGWNYGG, encoded by the coding sequence ATGACATTAAATCTAGAAGCAAAAAAAATCTTATTAAGAAAAATACCTCACGGATTATTTATTTGTGGCGTTAGAGACGAGGATAAAAATGAAGTGAATGGATTTACTGCAAGTTGGGTGACTCAAGGTTCTTTCACCCCACCATTAGTTGTAATGGCAGTTAGAGCAGAGGGTTCTAGTCATGAAATAATAAAGTCAACCAATAAGTTCTCATTAAATGTGCTCAAAAGTGATCAAAAGGATCTAGCGGCTGTCTTCTTTAAACCTCAAAAAGCATTAGGAGGTAGATTTGAATCTGTTGAATTTAATTTAGGTGAGCTTGGATTGCCTATTTTAGTTGATAGTGTTGGTGGTGTTGAATGTAATGTTGTTGGAAGTGTTATGCATGGAGACCATACCGTTTTTGTAGGAGAGGTGCAATCTGCTTATCTGAATAATGATGTTGACTCACTAAATTTATCTTCAACTGGCTGGAATTATGGAGGTTAA
- the uvrC gene encoding excinuclease ABC subunit UvrC: MSNSSIEKINNKYNFKIEYKLINNKELLKSRLSEIPKSSGCYLFKDIDNNLLYIGKSKKLRSRVSSYFNNYSDLTPRLSLMVRQITEIEIIVTDSEYEALNLESNLIKTNKPYFNILLKDDKKYPYLCITWSEKYPRIFITRRRRNRNNLDRYYGPYVDVGLLRRTLFTIKKIFPLRQRPRPVYKDRTCLNYSIGRCPGVCQEVISSDDYKKIMKQVSMIFQGRNDDLEIFLQKKMLQFSNDLDYENAAKIRDQISGLKLLTESQKISIPDSSINRDIFGIVSEKNVASIQIFQMRSGKLIGRIGYSQKLNNEDENLILQKILEEHYMNVEPVEIPSEILIQYNLPKQATIEDWLTELRKKKVKILIPKRNKKHETVEMVLKNAKLELDRILNGIQDNESSIEDLAQILELSEQPKRIEGYDISHIQGSDPVASQVVFIDGVPSKQHYRKYKIKDPNVFIGHSDDFASIYEVIQRRFKKWSRFKESGGDFSILNDKTNSKLDNELLSDWPDLIMIDGGKGQLNAAIKALKELNLEEEVTICSLAKKNEEIFIPGFTKSLDTDENQKGVLLLRRVRDEAHRFALSFHRDKRSKRMNRSQLSQISGLGPSRIRELLEHFKSIDAIRIASKEDLSKVKGLGKNSVNDIYEYFNEL, encoded by the coding sequence ATGAGTAATTCCTCTATCGAAAAAATAAATAACAAATATAATTTTAAAATTGAATATAAATTAATTAATAATAAGGAGTTATTAAAATCAAGATTATCCGAAATTCCAAAGTCATCTGGTTGTTATCTTTTTAAAGATATTGATAATAACTTACTTTATATCGGTAAATCTAAAAAACTACGCAGTAGAGTAAGTAGTTATTTCAATAATTATTCAGATTTAACTCCCCGATTAAGTTTGATGGTTCGTCAAATAACTGAAATAGAAATAATAGTGACAGATAGCGAATATGAAGCATTAAATTTAGAGTCAAATTTAATTAAAACAAACAAACCATATTTTAATATTCTTTTAAAGGATGATAAGAAATATCCATATCTTTGTATAACTTGGAGTGAAAAATATCCTCGAATATTTATTACAAGAAGAAGAAGAAATAGAAATAATTTAGATAGATATTATGGACCTTATGTTGATGTCGGATTATTAAGGAGAACATTATTTACGATAAAAAAAATATTTCCACTTAGACAAAGACCAAGGCCAGTCTATAAAGATAGAACTTGTTTGAATTATTCAATAGGAAGATGTCCAGGTGTTTGCCAAGAAGTTATATCATCTGACGATTATAAAAAAATAATGAAACAAGTATCTATGATATTTCAGGGAAGAAATGATGACTTAGAAATATTTTTACAAAAAAAAATGCTGCAATTTTCAAATGATTTAGATTATGAGAATGCAGCAAAAATAAGAGACCAAATTTCAGGTTTAAAATTATTAACTGAATCACAAAAAATATCAATACCAGATTCTTCAATTAATAGAGATATCTTTGGAATAGTTTCAGAAAAAAATGTAGCTAGTATACAAATTTTCCAAATGAGATCAGGTAAGCTCATTGGGAGAATTGGCTATAGTCAAAAATTAAATAATGAAGATGAAAATCTTATTTTACAAAAGATATTAGAAGAGCATTATATGAATGTTGAACCTGTAGAAATACCATCAGAAATTCTTATTCAATATAACCTTCCAAAACAAGCAACCATAGAGGATTGGTTAACGGAGCTAAGAAAAAAGAAAGTAAAAATCCTAATCCCAAAAAGAAATAAAAAACATGAAACTGTAGAAATGGTTTTAAAAAATGCGAAATTGGAATTAGATAGAATATTAAATGGGATACAAGATAATGAATCATCAATTGAGGATCTTGCCCAAATACTTGAATTAAGCGAACAACCTAAAAGAATTGAAGGCTATGATATAAGTCATATTCAAGGTAGTGACCCTGTAGCATCACAAGTCGTTTTTATTGATGGGGTTCCTTCTAAACAGCATTATAGGAAATATAAAATTAAAGATCCAAACGTTTTTATAGGACATAGTGATGATTTTGCTTCGATATATGAAGTAATACAAAGAAGGTTTAAAAAATGGTCAAGATTTAAAGAAAGCGGAGGGGATTTTTCAATATTAAATGATAAAACGAATAGTAAATTAGACAATGAACTTCTATCAGATTGGCCTGATTTAATAATGATTGATGGAGGAAAAGGACAGTTAAATGCAGCTATTAAAGCATTAAAAGAATTAAATCTTGAGGAAGAAGTAACTATATGTTCATTGGCAAAAAAAAATGAAGAAATATTTATTCCAGGATTTACTAAGTCTCTTGATACTGATGAAAATCAAAAAGGAGTTCTTCTATTAAGAAGGGTAAGAGATGAAGCACATAGATTTGCATTATCTTTTCATAGAGATAAAAGATCTAAAAGAATGAATAGATCTCAATTGTCCCAAATCAGTGGATTAGGACCATCAAGAATAAGAGAATTGCTGGAGCATTTCAAATCAATAGACGCGATAAGAATAGCTAGTAAGGAGGATTTATCAAAAGTTAAAGGACTTGGAAAAAATTCAGTTAATGATATATATGAATATTTTAACGAGTTATAA
- the hemJ gene encoding protoporphyrinogen oxidase HemJ, producing the protein MAAEAYLWFKSLHIIGVIVWFAGLFYLVRLFIYHEESKNMDDELKIAFNKQYTLMEKRLANIITTPGMILALSMAICMVIMQPSWLSEKWLQIKISFVLGLVIYHSYCYKIMYSLQNGTSTISAKNLRLLNELPTLLLFIIVLLVIFKNNFPTSIATWSVVGLIIFMLASIQLYAKIRKKNENSLSNE; encoded by the coding sequence TTGGCAGCTGAAGCATATCTCTGGTTTAAATCACTTCACATTATTGGTGTAATCGTTTGGTTTGCGGGACTTTTTTATTTAGTAAGACTTTTTATATATCATGAAGAATCTAAAAATATGGATGATGAATTAAAAATTGCCTTTAATAAACAATACACCTTGATGGAAAAAAGGCTGGCGAATATAATCACAACACCCGGGATGATATTAGCTTTAAGTATGGCTATTTGCATGGTTATTATGCAACCAAGTTGGTTAAGTGAGAAGTGGTTGCAAATTAAAATTTCTTTTGTTTTGGGATTAGTAATTTATCATTCTTATTGTTATAAAATAATGTATTCATTACAAAATGGTACTTCAACCATTTCAGCAAAAAACCTTAGATTATTAAATGAATTGCCTACTTTATTATTATTTATAATTGTACTTTTAGTTATTTTTAAAAATAATTTTCCAACTAGTATTGCTACATGGAGCGTAGTTGGACTAATTATTTTCATGTTGGCTTCTATTCAATTATATGCAAAGATTAGAAAGAAAAATGAGAATTCATTAAGTAATGAATAG
- a CDS encoding PHP domain-containing protein, whose protein sequence is MNREDLVKLTSNINKNSCPNNINFHCHTKFSDGSLEPYELLDQAYKNNLKFLSITDHHTIKAHEYIKKNNILKNYPKDSFTLISGIEINCLILGCLVHVIGLGIDIKSKYLNPYILGESPIGNDLNIKSVIKAINLAGGLSFLAHPARYRIPFYKLIPEAKIQGIDGIEVWYDYELNEEWNPSLFVCSEIDKLADKYSMLKTCGTDSHGLSLLGR, encoded by the coding sequence ATGAATAGGGAAGACTTAGTAAAATTAACTTCCAATATTAATAAAAATAGTTGTCCTAATAATATTAATTTTCACTGTCATACAAAATTTAGTGATGGAAGTTTAGAACCATATGAACTTTTAGATCAAGCTTATAAAAATAACTTGAAATTTTTATCAATAACCGATCATCATACAATTAAAGCTCATGAATATATAAAAAAAAATAATATACTCAAAAATTATCCTAAAGATTCCTTTACATTAATTTCGGGAATAGAAATTAATTGTTTGATTTTAGGATGTTTAGTACATGTAATTGGATTGGGAATAGATATAAAAAGTAAATACCTAAATCCCTACATCCTTGGAGAGTCTCCAATAGGTAATGATTTAAATATTAAATCAGTTATAAAAGCAATAAATTTAGCTGGTGGTTTATCATTTCTTGCACATCCAGCGAGATATAGGATTCCCTTTTATAAATTAATTCCAGAGGCCAAAATACAAGGTATTGATGGAATAGAGGTTTGGTACGATTATGAACTTAATGAAGAATGGAATCCTAGTTTATTTGTATGTTCAGAGATAGATAAATTAGCAGATAAATATTCAATGCTAAAAACATGCGGAACAGATAGTCATGGACTTTCGCTATTAGGTAGATAA